TAAtctcaaaataaatatttattaaaaattagtatagtgaaaatataataaaattaaagtgAAATTAAAtctcttggaaaaaaaaaaggtgcgATTCGAATTAGATAGGTTGGATGACGATAACAAAACAAACACCGTGAAAGCATTTGGGGGTGAATCTATCACAAGTCTTAAGTAGTACAAGACATGCTCTTTAGCTCCACAAAGCGTTCGagggaagggaagaggagaaatcACCGTGTAATTCCATCCTTGGAACGCCGGCTTCCTATTACTTctttgccttcctcttctccacCACGAAGAAGAAGACGAGCGCAAGAATGGAAAAGGCGGAGAAACAGCCCGCCGCAATGTCGAGCGACGCGTGGCGGCCGGTGATCCCCACCACGTCGAACAGGTTGGTGGTCTTCGCGGCGTTGGTCGTCTGCCCGTAAGCGACCTCGGTGTCGCCGGAGTCGAGCGCGTACGCCCTCACGAAGTAGGTCCCGGTGGGGATGCTGCGCTCCACGGTGTACACGAaggagccgccgccgctgctgtagGGCTGCGTGGTGACCTTGAACTGGCACGTCTTGTCCTTCTTCAGGTGGTCGTCGGTCTTGCGCCACCCGCGGTCGGCCTGGCTCACCGGATCGTAGCACAGCAGCACTTTGACCTTCTTGTAGTCCGAGTCAGCGCTCGCCGGCGTGCTCTGGTTCAGCTTCCAGCTCACCTTGATCTGGTCGACGCCGGCGTGCAGCACTGAATCATGTAGACAGACATCCATGTCATACACAAGGAAAGAAATCATGAAGAGAAAAGGACAGAGAAAGGAGACAAACCTTGGCCTGCAGCAGGAGATGCAGTGACTGTGAGCGTATTTGGAAGGCTGGAGAAGAGCACAGCCATGGAAGACCCTATACAAGACACAACTAGCACAAGACGAAGAAGAGGAGCTGTAGCCATGGAGGAGATTCTGCTCTTTTCCTTCAACTGTGGAAGCCTTCTCTGGAGATTGATGGAGCAGCAATCTTGTATATATATAGACTCCCAAAACAATGAGAAGCTAATAGAGTATTGCAACACAGTTGACTTCCCCAACGAGGGAGCTCTTTAGGGGAACCAAAGGATGTTCGTACAGGTTCATAGGAATCTTCATCTGTGCTCCTGATGGCTCTCGACTTCGGCCAAAGGGCAAAGAGATATCGTTTGACTTCCTCCAGTGGGCCTAATGGCTTCCATTAGAGGCAATTCTTCTTGAGGTGTGATGGAATTGTGGTGAGGTGGAATCCAAAAGTCAACTGTCAGCTGCCATCTACAGCATAATTGGACTGGGAGAGCTCCAAAGAGTCGGCACAGAAGTAAACTAATAAGAGATCCCAGCAATGTATATGCTGTAAGATATTCCTCAAGAATTGATCTTTCTTGCTTCATTCAGCTACAACCTGCAGTCTTTGAGATCATGAACAGGTGATTCAGTGGCATTACGACATCTTGAATGAACAAAAGATGCATGACGATGCAATCTTGTTGACATATTATTTGTTTGCATAGTTCATTATTTCTTGGTTTAAATGCCAGGCGACAAGGAACATAAATTGCAGTGACGTTTGCAAGGCGTGTAAGCCAGTGCTTTCTCCACGTGTGTCAGAGGCGCTAAAGCAAAACGCCAAAGTTATACCTTCGTCCCCTCACGCGTCTCGCGTGTCCTGCGTCCCGCGTCCGGTTGCGCGGGGCACGCCAGCATCCGCGACGTGGCTAACACCGGCGCCAGCAATCGCGCTCGTTGCTCGCTGCACGTGCAGCGCACGCACGGACCAAGCTTGcgtcagattatatatatatatatatatatagaggacaCGTACTTTTAGGCACATAATAAATTTAAATGACCAGTTCTGTATGCATACCTCTTCACTAAGAACACCAATCATATATAATTTGCCAAACCTATCACAATTGTTTTATATTTATGGACATAATGCAAATCTGCTTGATAAAATAAAAGAGTTTTGTATATGAAAGGTTAGGGTTTGGAGATTTTATACTTAGTCTAATAATGATAAAAGGATATTTACTTATTAAAGATTAAgcgttcaaaaatatttttttgataaattttatataataaaaaccaATATCGTTTTCActatttattcttaaaaaaaatataaataataaaaataaatatcaaaataacaatatatatatatattaaattaattgGTAAAGATATTGATATTAGTAAGATTTTGAAATCAGACATCATTGTCACCTAAGCTTTTTTATATTAGAAAATAAAACTTAATCCTAAAATACtttcataaataagataattATGGAATAAATATCAGATCATTACGAGCTAAAACCTAACTGAAGGATATTATATACGAATCCAACAATTTCTACGCAATTTAATATAAtgaaaaataaagaaattatttttatttttatttctcaagGGAAAAAAAGGTAGTTGGGCCCACATTTCATTTGGGTATGGGGTGGGCCCAGCTTTTCCTTCCATTTTTGATCGCATGTAAAACAGGAATTGCGCCTTCTCAACACTAACCCCCGAATCTCCCCATTCCAATTTCTTGGTTCTTCTCCTCTTTTGGTCTCAGATTGCGATTAGTTGGGGGGGAGGAGAGGGAGGGACAGGGAGAGATGGGGAGCGATAGGAAGGTCTACACCTTGGCCGAGGTCTCCGCCCACAACTCTGCCAATGACTGCTGGCTCGTCATCGACGGCAAGGTTCGCATCCATTTCATTCCCCCTTGATGATCTCCTTCGATCCGTCCCCTCATCCATCTCTTCTTTAGatctgatgcatttttctttttcttgtgttcTGTCCATCTACCTTCTAATCTTGATACGTTGGGCCACGTCGAGGGTTGGTATTGTTCGTGTGAAGCATCCGCTGGTGGATTTTGTATGCTCGTTGTAGGTTACGGATTTCCCTTGTTGGAGGGCGCTGGGATGAGTTGGGTTGCCATTTGAACGGTTGTAGACTACTTCTAGTGGTGAACGTATTGGATTACTGTGACAAAAATGTTCCATTGGAGACATCCAATAGAATTGGAAGAAGATTAGGGCGTCCCTGTGCAAGGACGACATGCACAAAACAGATAGAAATACAATGGAAGCTTTGTTCACGATAGAAGAGTGAATCGGAACACTTTTGTTGGATCCACAGTAGAAGAGAAAAAATGTAAGAGGGGCAAGAAGTGAAAAAAGACGTGGATGGTTTTTTTGTTGTTTGTTATCTTTGTCTAGGTGCATGTGGtggtgatttaaattttttgttaaatttagattttaataatatataaggGAAATCAAACAGATAATGTGGGCACAACCGAATCTAAGCCCTTTGAAGGGCCAGTAGTTGCTGTGGCCACACCAACCCTTTCATTCAACTCACTTCGTTTTACTTATTTTTGTATAACCTTCGGGCTGCACAACTTGTGTGGGAGTAACTGAAATAAATaagatcagacccttataagtcaatcttaatcttatctaTTTTCGATGTGAAATTAATCTAAAGTGTTATAATCTTCCCTACTCAGGGGCTTAACGTTCTCGTCAAGGTTTAGCATAGCCCAGATCAAGTTCTAACATGGTGCATGTGAGTTATAATCCAGTGGTGGCTTCATACAGTGACGAGTCCTTTGACTTCATCCACGATTAGCTCTTTTCTATCTGAGCCTTTCATCATATCTCAAAACTAGTTTAGTTCTAATATCATTTGTCATGAATCGAGCTTGATGTGTTAATTGGTCTATCAATCTTGTTGAACCAAAACCACTAGTTGAAATGTTTAAgtcgaagttgatagtagtacacccattagacccttataagttaatcttattcTTGTCCATTTCCGATGTAAGATTAATCTGGGGTGTTATAATATTTAAGTTGACAATTCATTCATCTTTTAGGAAACTCAATATCTTTAGAATAACCTTAAAAAGTTTTACCTTTCAAAAATTTTACCTCTCTTATTAATTAAAGGATCCTACAAAAATAGCTTCTTTTGTCTTCCTTTTCGCAAACTAAGATGAGCAGATCCTctgttccttttattttctgtttaGAATATTAATAAACTTTTAGGTTCAGTGTCCTATGAGAAAAATTGTTAGAATTTTGGATAAAATTTATAGCCATAGAGCCTCTAGTTTTCATGTTAGCCACCATTCTTCCTTGTTGTTAACATAGAAAACCATAATTAAAATTGTATCTAAGGATGGCGATTAGCAATAGTCACCATTTCTATAGCTTATTGTAGAAACTTTAAATTGAGATTTTTAGCTTAATATTGGATGGAACTAGAGCAATTGAAATTGCTTGTTGATCAAtgtgttattattttttatatgctgTTTTCATTAAAGAGAGAACGAAAACAGATCAACTACATGCTCTAGGTCAGATGTGCTCAACTCATCTTTAAAATATATAAGCTTATGCAATTCACATTGGTGTTGTTTTCTTTTAGATGCTTCATGTTTTGTCagataattatgtgataaagaataaaaaatgacTATGATGACAATTTAGATTTTGACAAAAAATCTATATTTTTGGGTTAATTGGAAATAATAGCAACAATAGGGGAAATGCCTTTGACAGATTGCTTTGTCCATAGAAATAGTTCTAGGTCAAGGAAATAACGAGATAGATATCACATGCTCGATGTTAGATTAAGTATCACATGCTCAAGGAAATAGTTCTAGGCTGGAACCACAGCAACTGATAGATTCTCTTTTCATTGAAGAGTTAATGAAATAGATCAAGTATCACATGCTCAATGTTAGATTAGCTCAACTTATATTTATGTCATAGAAATTTATATAATTAGATTGGTTTCATTTTCCTTTTAGACAGATCAAATCTATTATAGACAATTATTTGGGAATGGAAGGATGACAAAGATGGCCCACTTGGAGGCTGATAAATTAAATCTATGTTTTTGGTGAAAATAAGATATAGTATCGAATGAGGCAACATCTTTTTCCAGCCTGATATGGGATAGTTCtataaaataactcaagaaagaagTTCTATGTTCACCTTACATACTGCAGAATAAATGCTAACGTAGTAGGAACTTTGCTTTATCCAAAAATAAGTAAGCTAGGTTAAGATATCATCAAGTGCTGATCTTTAAGAAAATTGTTCATGCATAGAAGTTATGGTGATGAGAAGTTAATTAATTGATAGATAGTAATAATCCTTCCGTTTCACTTTCTTCTTGCATGatatgatgaatgcaaaattctTCTGGTCTCGGTGCTTTTCTTTCCAAGAAGGCAATTGCGCTCAAGTTGGTTTATCTGCTAACAACAAGACATCAGTGAAGTTGTGAATCTATCAGGCCCGACACGATGTATAACTGATGGTGGATTATTACACTTCTAGTTGCATATCTGCAAAATGTTCAAGAAAAATGAATGTTGTAGCTGCAGTGAGTGGCTCAATTATCCCTGTGAAGGTTTTggttaattaaacttattaactTATTACTGTCATTAGTCATCTTAAGGTTATGGAAGTTTGTCAGACCTTTCTTTTGGTCCTTGTTCGATGACTTTATGATGGGTATCACTAATCATGGAATTAATCCTCTACCTCTATTACTTGTACTCCCTATCATTGTGCTTTGCGACTTTTCCTCTAACACTTAGTGACTGAGAAAGAACCAAATTGGCTGACATGCTATCTGGGTAATTTCTAGTAATTGCTATTTTTTAAGTCCTATTGGAAATAGAGAATTGGAATTTTATCTATTCATAACCAATAAATGTGTTGTATTATACCCAATAAATACTCACGTAGCACATGAGAAAATTGTTGCTGAAGAATCTAACATCGGCGTCCCTTGCTCCTAAAATAGAGTTCAATCAAGCATTAACATTTTAGGAACTCTATTATTGGTGGTTTATGTAAACTAGTTTTGCTGTCATCAAGAAGCATTTATGCTGTCGCTTTATTAATTaagctatcaatttttttattaagctatcaatttttaataattgCATCACTTACAGTAGTTTGtgctttttctcacttttgatGTTTTATTTGGCAGGTTTATGATGTCACCAAATTCTTGGACGATCACCCTGGAGGGGATGAGGTGTTGGTGTCATCAACTGGTAAATCGATTTTGAGTTGTCCGGATCGCCATGCTTCATCACTAATGTATTTGTAAGATGTTTCttctttgacatgttttcctttttaGGGAAAGATGCAACTGATGACTTTGAAGATGTTGGGCATAGCACCGCTGCAAGGGCAATGTTGGATGAGTACTATGTTGGGGAGATTGATGACACAACAATTCTTAAGGATGTCAAATACACTGCTCCCAAGCAACCTCACTACAACCAGGACAAGACATCTGAGTTCATCATCAGGCTTCTCCAGTTTTTGGTTCCCTTGGCAATCTTGGGGTTGGCTGTTGCCATCAAAATCTACACAAAATCAGCTTAAAAATTTTGTTACCATAACATTTATAATTAATCAGTCAGAACGCCGTTTACTTTGTTATGATACTGTGGTTTGGCTATGGTCAACTGTTTGCTTGTGGCTCATTCAGGAAGTCATTTATTTTGGTGTTATATCAAAGTACCTATTACAGTGAAATGCCTGAGAAACTTTCTCCTGTACTTTCCTTGTTAACACCTTTGCTTCTATTTATTTCCTATTGTTTCAGTTTTCAGAAATTGTCCATCAATCTGCATATTCTCTAATAAGGATATCTAaaggttttttttccttttattgatTACTGAATGAAAAATTGATGACTGAGCAGTGAATGATATGGTGGTCAACACAAATCTATTTGTTTTTGTGACATTATCCTGATCTCAACCAGGTAAAACCTAAGCTTTAGCAAACTATACATGAGACTTGTTCTTCTTCCACTAGATAGCTGAGTGCTGCAAATtccattcccccccccccccccccccttctttaaCATTTTGATCTctagatttataaaattaatattaaaatttaatttctagTTACTAAAGCGAACCATCTAGTTTCATTtactaattatatttttgatgatagTAAATGGTGATATCGTTAAGGGTCACTGATGGTTATCGTAAACAAATAGAGAGAGCGATGATAAGCAGGAAGAGGACAACATAGATATTGATGCTCTAACACAGATATTGATGCTCTACATCAGTGCCAACAACAATGTAGGAAAGCGCAACATCGATATTGATGCAGATGTCGAGCAATTTTTTTTACTCTACATATGCGTCGACACTGACATAGTTACTAAGCGATGTAGATGTAAATATAGAGTGTTGATATTTGTATTatcctctttctcttctctttttgttTCATCTTTTGTTCTTGCTCTTTTCGCTTATTCACAATAGCTATCCACGATCCTTAAGAGCACCGTTATCCGTCactatcaaaaatataattagaatattaaaattatttttttacctattatttttGTGCTTTTGTCGATAAAACTGATGATGTTATgctaaataaaattagatattttatttttattattataaaaattttaatataaaatttttaagttaaaaaagaTATATGTTAAATTAATTAGAAGGATATATGCTAAATTAATTAGAATTACAAGGCGTTATATAAAAAAACAATTTACTAATGAGTGATCCAATCGAAGAATACATATTGAAAAACCATAAATGCGAGGGTTTTATACGCGAAAAAACCCCGATAAATCCAGCAGAAGCCCCAAAGAAGAGGGTTTAACAGGGGGACCGTGGTCGGTGGTCGCTGCCTCCTCTTTCGGTGCGGCAATGGAAGACGCTGTGAGGTTGCGGGTGGAGTTCGACGACCACCGCGTCCTCACCAAGACGCAGAGATTGGAGGGCCTCTGCCGGTGCTGGCTCCTCCTCCGCCCCGAGCTCTCCACCGTCTCCGACGTCGCCACCCACCTCGTCCGCGCCTTCGCCCTCCACCTCTCCTGCCCCCATGGCGTCCTTCTCTCCGTATGCGTTCCGCTCCCCTCTCGTGTCCAGTTTTAGCCATCATCAGGAGTCCAACCGGTTTCCATTTGGATTTTGTACTTTACTTCGATCACTCTCGACAATGTTTTTCTTTTGGTTATTCTTGGTCCTTCTTTTAGGTATTTCATCGGACGAAACATGTTTTGTAAGATGTAGACAAAGAAGTCAGTCATATTGGTGATTGATGTTGGTTGCAACATGTGTTCCACCCTTACGGGTGATCACAATGTGgtgctattctttattttttttagattttcttggATTTGGCATATATATAAATTACATTTATctacattttttggattttttattgCAGATGGATGAATTTGTTCTACCGCCGTTTGAATCAAGTAGCATTTTCAGGGACAAGGATATTGTCAGGTAGATAATTTAGCATATTGTTGCTTTGTAGTGATGTATTGCTTTCCGTTTAATCACTTAGTGTTACATTACAATCATAGAAGTTGTAGGTTGTAAAGTAGTTGTACAAAATCTGAATGCATAGGTAGTCAGCTGTGATGAAGTACACGTCTGTCACTTTGTGCGCTTTGGGCTGTGTCCTGCACGGTCTTGTCTGTGTTCATATCTTACAGTTTTTGTGGTTATAAGAATCTGCTGTTGTTTTTCATGATGTAAACGTTCCTGTTTCATGAAATATCAGTTCTGTAATGCCACATTGGACTTTTCTATACCAGGGTGAAAAAGAAAGTTGCTAAAACGAAGCAGCTTCTTGAGATATGTGGTGATGCTTATCACATTCAAGATTCCAAGATAGTAGAGAAGCAACCTATAACATCTGGCAATGAACTTCTCAACATTAAAGATTTTCACGAAGATTTAGAGTTGTGCAAAAGCAAAAAGGGAGAGGATGCATGTGAAGTTGAAGGGAACACAACAAAGAGACAAATTCTCTCAAGTGAAGAAACAATTTTGAAAAGGAAAAGGAAGCAGTCAGATAAGCCTcaaaactcaaagtattaattTGTGCCTCCTTATTTTATCTTTTGCAAGGATCTTCACCCGCTTAGAATTTATTTTGGATGTGGGTCATCTGTTTTAAACTTTCAACACCCATTTCTTTATCAATTTAGTATATTAGACATGATAATTGCTTATACTGTTTCTAATCTCGGGATATATTTTCCTGCTTTTCATTGATGcattaggaaaaaaataaaacttaCCAGCCCCACCTCCAAAGAGACTATTGTAACTGCTGACCAAGAGGAAAACGTTCATTCTGAGCAGCAGAAAAGTCCAACACTAGATAAGACACATATACTATCCAACAGAAATGAAAAACACGAGAAATTGGTTTCCTCACAAAATGCTGTTCAGAAGAGAAATTGCCATGTCATGACAAAAGAGAGGTACTTCATTGGTCAGATTTTACTATACTTCAGTTTTAGAGGTACAGCTAAATTGCTTTCTGATTGTGTCATTTCTTTAATTTATGGTTCTACATATTATTGATCTAGAGGATGGGAACACACTACTTGTTTACACTTGAAATGGATTAGTAGCATAAGAGAATAGCCCTGAAGAAGAGTGATTTATATTCTTTAGGTTTTAAGGGAATAAGAAGTTTTTGTTACTCATTCCCTAGAGAAAGTAATTGTTTGTTTTAACAGTATGATTGTTCTTTATAATGAAAGAGAACTCAATTTTGGTTCTGATGACACATTAGACCATCTCTTAATTGGTATGATGTTGCACAACATGATGAAGATGCTTTGTAGAGGATATTGCCAGTGATCAGAGCCAAAGCTTTACTGTAGTATATAGATGGATGTTGCCACAGCTGGCCTCAGATTTTAGAGGGACAGATGGTATTATCATTCATTGAATTTGTTTCTGAATGTTCCTTTTGCAAGCATCAATATTATCCCTATGATGCAGACACAATCAAGAATATTTCCTGCAAGCATAGTGGGGTCTTCTAGTAAGAGCAAACCGGCAAAATTctttacaaaattctaaacagcaTATTAGATAATTTATCACTGTAGTGGAACTGAACATTGATCTAGTGAGTATAAGTATCAGGGTATTATTTGCTTCTAAACTGTAGAAAGTAAATCTAGTTCAATCTTTTTTCAAGTCTGTAAATAATTACATTTTCTTTGTGTAACATCATATTTCCTTTTTGTATGACTATCAATGTTGTCGTGGGCTTGACTTAGGTTTTGGCATCTTTTGAATTCTAGGCTAAGCTATAACATGAATGCATAGATGAGGCCTCCAAAGCTAACTAGAAAGTTATCGGTCAATTTTTCCTTAAGTAGGCACTTGTTATAAATAATTATTAGTAAATAGTAATAGGATTTGGGATAAAATAtcacaataattatcattttgagTTATACAATAAGcatcaaataattattttattaacaaCTTGCAAGTATAAAGTTGTTTTTATGTTTGTGCAACAAACAAACAAGAAAAATGAATATGTTGATTTGTtaaattttctttatttgttttctttttcatccATTGTGTTTACCTTTATATCTTGATTATGAtcagttttttatttttcttccattTTTATGTTATTATTTTGGGTGCTATTTTTTTGTCAAGGGTCCTGCATTGAAAAGAGACATTATAGTGAAAAATCAAAGAAGGCTTATGATTGCCATTGTAATGTCCAATATAAAATAGTGGATGTCAAAAGCTCCCATTCTTTATTTGAACTCCATTGAAAAGTTAATGCAAGAAACTGAATATGATATATGTTCTTGGAAGTTAGGAATTATCAAAATGTTTGtacttaaatttttattcatATTCACATTCATATTATTTTCATGGCATTTTCTACTAGATGTCCATTTTTGTGGTGGACCTTTAACATCTTTCGACGGGTTGTAATGGGGGGGAGGTTCCCGTTTAATCACATATTTTGACAATTTTGTGTCAAATAATTGTTAACCATCTTTGTTTATATTACTATCTGAATGGTGGAACTTGCATTCACTGATTAGGTTACATTACATGAGATCTTGGCCACTCATTGAAAAAACCCTCCGTGCTATCTATATAAACACATGATT
This genomic stretch from Musa acuminata AAA Group cultivar baxijiao chromosome BXJ3-9, Cavendish_Baxijiao_AAA, whole genome shotgun sequence harbors:
- the LOC135648388 gene encoding cytochrome b5-like, translated to MGSDRKVYTLAEVSAHNSANDCWLVIDGKVYDVTKFLDDHPGGDEVLVSSTGKDATDDFEDVGHSTAARAMLDEYYVGEIDDTTILKDVKYTAPKQPHYNQDKTSEFIIRLLQFLVPLAILGLAVAIKIYTKSA
- the LOC135648455 gene encoding high-affinity nitrate transporter-activating protein 2.1-like; the protein is MATAPLLRLVLVVSCIGSSMAVLFSSLPNTLTVTASPAAGQVLHAGVDQIKVSWKLNQSTPASADSDYKKVKVLLCYDPVSQADRGWRKTDDHLKKDKTCQFKVTTQPYSSGGGSFVYTVERSIPTGTYFVRAYALDSGDTEVAYGQTTNAAKTTNLFDVVGITGRHASLDIAAGCFSAFSILALVFFFVVEKRKAKK